The Vanessa atalanta chromosome 18, ilVanAtal1.2, whole genome shotgun sequence DNA window TGTTACActattagaaaattaaatgtttaaacaataataataaatggtttACCGAAATAGgtttataaaaatgaagattaatatctttatatattttattcatatataaacctACGCtccatcaattataatatattttgactctTGAATTGAATGAGagcaatcattaaatatttcgaaatataataatttctatgAAATGAAATTTCTCTTTTTGTGCTGCTTACTTTGCTGGAGTAGCAACAGGtttgaaatcataaaaaagtttttagcaaataaatatttttataccgaTTCTTTTAATTACCACACACgcctcaattttttttgttatacgcAGATCAACATTATTTGTAAGTCTGTTCCAATGTTGTTGTATTTTGCGAATGAATAATATTGAAGAACCCTTGTAGTTTTAACGCGAACGGCGAAGTTGATGAAGTGACGGTAATATTCGAGCTTATATTGGTGGGTAATTCGATGttgttactaattataaattttaattctactcatagttttaaatatttgtgacgctttttttctatttacgaaattcaattatattggTTCCCCCGGTAATACAATATACGGCTAATCGGTATTATGAAAGTCGTAGCATTTCTTGGAGAACCAATTGAAATGGaactatacaattttatacgaTCCTCTGGAAATATATTTCGAGCATCGAAATCGTATCGtttcttaaattgaatttattcctGTAATATTATCAGTAGCATCGACTGCCACACTGCCACTTGCCAGTTTCATTTCCGCTAGTAGTGCTAATACATGTTAGTAATTGTCTCCTTTAGTACGAGTGTTGACTTACGTACTATTGCAGGAGGTGCGAGTGGAGCCGCACGCGAAGTTGCCGCGCCACCGCCCGCCAAGCGGCCCAACAAGCACCCTGCGCCCATGCAGCGGCCCTCGCGCGAGCAGTACGCCGCCATGTGCGCGCGCGCGCAGGCCACCGGCCAGCCGCTGCCTGCGCACGTATTTGCGCACGTATGTACCAGTCTCATATAGTATATTTCTAAATTGAAGAAAAGATTTTCCATATGTCTCGTATGAAACTCGctggaaaaaataattaccgCATTCAATACTTGTAGTCACATTTATTAGTTTagtcataattattatcgttCATAGGTAAACGGCAAACCGACAAATTTGACCGGTCGTGGGGGCCGACGTCACGTTATTTCGTGGATGGACGCACCCGACGACCTCTACTTCAGAGCCACCGAGGTCGCCAAGTACGTCTCGTCTCGCTTTCGTCACACGTAATCTTAAAAACTTACAATCTCGCAAAACTCATCACGCTCGTTCTCCGTGCAGGGCCGCTAGAAGGACGCTGAGCTGCGGCGAGCTGCGTCGCGGAGCGCGCGCGCCCTGGCGGGCCATGCGCAGCGCGATCATCGCCGCCAGCCTGGGCGCggtggcgggcggcgcggcgggcgcgggcgcggtgGCGGCCAAGGCGGCGGGCGCGGGAGCGGGCGCGGGCGCGAgtggcgcggcgggcgcggcgccgcTGCAGCTCGTGATCCTGGACTGACAGgagccgccgcgcccgccgcacCCGCCGCACCCCTACACCATGGAGGCGCTGCTCGGCTGAGCCGCCCCGCTGTATATTGCTCGTGTACATAGCCCCGAGCGGCCCGCCCACGGACACACACACGCCCCCGACCTTCGTGAAGATTGTATTTTTGGTAATCGAATCGCCGACGACGGATTctgtagataatattttaaactatattgtTCTTATGTGGTTTGATCTGGCGATgagcaaaataatgtatttgataCATAAAACGATATGTAAGTCTATTTCATTCGGAGATTCATTGTAggataatttacaatttttttcataaataaagcaCAAATTGGAAaactgtgtattttattttgacaaataaGTTTCCTATCTTATCGTCCTGGATATCTAAATGCTTTTATGACTTCGGTCAAAACCTGCAATCAGAATCTGAGTTACACGACGGCAAGGTGCGCGAACACGGCAGTATATTCCCTTACTCTTATAATCCAATAGGAAAAAGTATTCATCATTCGGTAAAAACGTAAATAGAAATTAATCGTGATAACTCTAAGAGCGCTCCTTCGGTGAGAGCATTCGCTTTTATTATAGCAAtctaatattagattttaagcAATTGCCTGCAGTGAAATCAATACAACTCACTTCAATTCTAAGTACTTGATAATCGAAGCCTTGgaacgtattttaaaaataatattttaaaaactattaactttattatcacttattgtattatatagaaaataatttcgttttctACTTACATTAAGCGTTAATTTTGTTGGGTAGTGCCATTTAATAGATTAGTCTTATGGAAGACAGTAACAGATTAGGTAATAGTtaggttttaattttgatataaattacacCTACACTAATAAACTAGTAGGTCGCAAATTGCTAAACCTGTTTGAgtcaacaatttatattatattaccacCTTTAACTAAGGTTTGGCTCCCAGTACGTCTCGTGTCTCGAAGTCCCGGGACGTCTTGAATCTCCAGAGCCCGTCCCTGTAAGTCCCGGGACTTTCGGGTCGAGAATCGAGACGAGACAAGATTGTCGAAATTTTTGTCTAAACCAACATCTGTGGAAAACGAGTTTGTTTTCTTGTCCGGTGGTTTAACTGCTTAAAAGTGTCTCTGTgtcattataagaaataaacaaagtaaGCAAGTAACAATTAACGTTAGAGTTATTAAGAATTCATTTTCtgtttaataaatgttgatttttacataataatgcctatattaaatataaataagtttcgcctcttaaagaaaacaaaaaaaatatcttaaaagtcTCGAAGTGACGGGAATTctcggtaaataaataaattctgtataattgtcaaaaaatatatatgtttatcaccatcttaaaaaaatgtattcatcttaaaaaatagatattgaTTCTCGAAGTCCCGGGAAATACCAAGACTTTGATTGTAGGCTGTTTCGTGTTCTGGGACTATGAAATTGTCGGGAATTCCTTAACTCTACCTTTaatcaattacattacatacattaacatccTGTATATTTcgcactactgggctaaggcctcctcttcctttgaggagaaggtttgaagcatattccaccaagctgctccaatgcgggttggtggaatacacatgtggtagaatttcgttgaaattagacacatgccggtttcctcgcgatgtcttccttcaccgccgagcacgaggtgaattataaacacaaaataagtacatgaaaattcagtggtgcttgcctgggtttgaacccgaaatcatcggttaagatgcacgcgttctaaccactgggccatctcggctctctttaTTCAATGTTCCAATAGAAAAacgctatatattttttttttaattacgagagcatcaatttatataatatagattttaattgatgcttttttttttaattttttgaagttgcaattttgacttattttgaaaaaatgtaaaaaacgtgataactcaaaaaagggttcacttttgcatatgggggttaaaattatcgcaaatagtcacccctattacctctcaacgggaatacgtcgaattaccaataaccctgtgtaaataattcatacaaGCCTTTCTTTGCCTGCTTAAGGCTCAAAAATGGAATACACGTaacataattcaataaatacatcCTCTTACATTTCTTTTGAGATTATCAATCTCCTTATAACACTTTTACGACagtttacgtaaaaaatattacaggttctgttgacattaaaattataaaataaataaaacaacatattttaaaaagttatatttattcgaGTACATAACtacatcttaaaataaatggatAATAGCTATTATTCCGCgtgataaatatgttttaagttgATTTTAAGACACCTGCATCGTCACGTTCTACTTTATTCGAAAAGCgctatcacatacattacaaatACATGTTtgcatagaaaaatattttactttgcaATAACAGTAGCTAAACAACATCGTGTGCGGGAGGAAACTGAGtctctaatttatataaaccctACACAGTAAGAGTAATATTTAATGGCACATGTGTgtactttatatagttttttttttaacattttcatataatatgtaaataatacaaatcagTTAATTTCAGTAAAACTTGAAAGTAATACAAAGATTAAATCTATTTAGATTTCATCATACAAACTAATAGTCACAATTACAATCATTTCAAACGGAGGCCATATTGCAGTGttctattttagtatatattaacatataatttacaagTTATTCTATATACCTCATTCAATATATTAGGCTTATAGTGATATCATTTTTATGAAATCTAATATAGATTTAACCTTATAGAAAGTATGCAAGTCGTGTCATTATTTTCATcgacataaatataaacaggCGACACAAAGaaattcagtaaaaaaaattatacaagtcAGTTTCATCCCAGTTACAACATCGATAATTAATAAGTTGTTCCCTAAGTTTACTCAGAGTTTAATTGAGCAGGTTCTGTTACATCTACATTTACACTAAGTCAACTTTGTTGGCGGACAATGGTTGTTACAGTAGGCCTCCGATTACACGACTATTTTATACAATtccattaatgataaaattacatCAGAGTCAGTCCCGTACCGTCGCTTAACTGTCCTTATAATACATAACCCCATACTAAAATTGCAGAAAACTACTTCTATATTTTAATCTCAAAGCCTTCTCCGTCGCGCGACCCCCGGGCTCCCGCGACGAGGGTCGCCGTAACATTGCGCGTCGGCTCTACATAAAACTATAACACGACAGACACAGATAGTCGTCATAATCGCCATAAAATactcaatacaaaaatactgtacaattaccataattaattattatttgaaggtAATAAACTCTTACCGATGTAAATCATAAGCGGTTAATGCTCATAGAATCTACGCCCAGCTTTCATCAATAATACACCATTCACAAGTTATATACAATGTCTTTTAATATACATGTTACATAGACACACATCCAAATTTGATCCCAAAAACTGTAGTCTTTACCtcgtttattttctaaattaaataatgagatCGAACGTAGTCATTCTTTATGGATTTTAATGAGTATGGACCGAAATGTTTGTacctaatttgtaaatattatatcaaaaatggATACAATTACGATAgaaaaactgtatttatatatttatcaaaagttcAGGAAATTCATTCAGGTAATActtttcattcataaatatttccaataatatCTTCTTTATTACAAGGCACTGATCGTTAACAATCGATAACTGTATCTTTGTTTCGTTTAGATCTTAGCatcttattcttaaataatagccaatattaaaatatttactcgcAGTTCAAATAATTCGTATGAAAATACACACATGACtctgcatacatacatacatacactttATGCTAAAATAAAGTCGTTtcagtatattatacatataactttgtaaataaatttccaGACATTCAGATCTGCCGGAAAATcacgatatataaaaatattgttcgttCTCACAGAGGAGATAGTTTATAAACTCTAACCGAGGGGCGAAGCCCCGCGCGCCGGAGTGTAGGTGGGATGCGATTTTTGGACTCGACAGCGCCAATTGGTCAACGCGACGTTGGAATGTTTGCAGACACCCGTCCGACgacatatatttaaacgatattatactttattttatgcttCAATTAATCTAAGAGTCTTTGAATAACTTTGTATAGTGTCAACATCGCATTCGTATGGTAGCGAAGTATTGAACGTCTGCCGCGTGGCGAGGCTCTACCGCGCCACTCGTGGTGCGTCGCGTCCGAGAGCTGCCTGGCGGCTCGAGCTGCGACGACGTCCTCAGTGCTTCGACAGGTTCAGTGGCAAATCTGAAACACACAACGGACAATAAACATCTCCGTACTCGTCTACGGCGAAAGCCCACTCGAATGTTTTCTACTACGTGCGTACCCGAAGTGGGCTCGTCCTTTGGGATGTGGTCGGACAGCAGCGGGTGCGCGAGCGGCGCCCAGGGGCCCGGCGGCGCGCCCGGCGCCAGCGCGTAGTGCATCCACAGCGGCGCGGGCGCCGGCGCGGGCGCGCGGTACACGTGCGGCACGTAGCCGTACCCGAACACGTACtgcgcgcccgcgcccgcccaCTCGTCGCGCCGGTAGGGCGCGGCCGGCGGCGCGGGCCAGGCGCGCGGCCCGTACGGCGACGTGGGCGCCGCGTACGAGCGGAAGGCGGGCGCCGCGCCGGGCTGCGGCGGCGTGGGCGAgtcgcgcgccgcgccgcgccccgGGGAGCCCAGCGTCAGCGCCGAGTACCGGTACCGGTAGTTGTCCGGGCTGGGGCTGAGGTCCGGCGAGTTGACGCTCGACGGCGACTCGGTCTTCAGCGAGGGCGGGTAGGAGTGCGGCGAGCGCTTCGCCTCGGGCGACCGACGCGTCGGGCTCTCGTCGGGCATGCTGAGCAGCGAGTGTATGCTGTAGCTGCTGACGTTCTTCGACACGGTGGTCTCCTTCCGGGGCGCGGTGCCGTTGTGGGAGCGGGACGACGCTTCGGCGGGCGGCTTGTGAGGCGTGTGGCTCGGTCCCGGCGACGGCGGATACGACGCCGTGCTCAGGGCGGGGACGGTCTTCGCCCTCCGCTTCGTCACCTGATCCTCTAGACTGACGCGCTCCATCTCCCGCAGGATGCGCTTCCGGGGCGAGACCATCATGTGCTCCTGCCGACAGCTCGCCAGCTTCGCGTTCACGAGGACGGGAAGCGATGCGATCTTCTCCCGCAGTCTGTCGATTGTGCGAGTCAATTCTTTACGCCTTATCGCGGATTTCGTTTTTTTATACACTCTTAACTTATGATACTGATATggttttttaagtttcatatgaTAGTATTTCTCCCGGTCGAAATCCGTCCACCTGTCCTCCTCCATTTTCGTTTTCGAATCAGTCGGGGCATCGACGACATCTTCGCTTTTGCAATTTTTACTCTCCGGCGAGCCGACTTCGCCGTTTCGTTTTTTATCGGAAAGTCCATTGGCGAGAGTCTTGCGAAAGGTTCCGTTAGGTAGCGTGTCGTGATAGTTCGTGTCGAAGGGCCTCCTCCGCTTGAGTCGACTGGCGGCCTGTATGTGCGCATTGTGCAGGGTGGTCGGCCTGCAGTAGTACATGGTTAGCTCTTTGGATAGGTTGCGGCGCGGCGTGGTCTGCTTCCAGCAGTGGTCGCGGTGCGAGGTGCAGGGCGAGGAGTGCAGCGAGGAGTTGTCGTCGGAGAGGGAGAGCGAGGCGCAGGGCGGCGCGGCGTGTGGCGGCgtgggcggcgcggcggcgggcggccAGAACGTCTTACGCGGCACGGACACCCAGCCCGCGCGCTCGCCCTCGCGCGCGCTTCCTCGTACCAACTCCAGGATAAATTTTCCATCTAAAAAACAAAGCATTGTATCTTAAACTTTTGTACTTTACAGAAGGCATTTATCTTACCTGGCCAGACTCGAGCCATGGCTTTCATTAGAAATTCAAATTCAGACAACCCTTAAATCTTATATCGTAAAagtcgaattatattatataaagatgggtTTTCCTATCTTTGTTATTCATAATATCattgttcatttaaattatttgaaacatacGTTTAATTTACAAGAAACTGTAACAAATTTGGAATAacattatagttatttaatgataaaatcacAAAACCAATACAAATAACAAAGTGTCAAATAGAATACATAGAAACCGAATCCGAATGCaccttattatatttacctaAGATATGATGCAGTGGACATATGCTAACAATACATAATAGTTGGCtatgataagttttatttatttgtaagtacATTTACGCTTtgcaaacataataatattaataaaaataaaacctgcACTatcatcaatattataaaaaactataaaacattgtaatttgttttaacaaataatctTGTAGAAAAGGTAATAAGTTATAATCCTATCTATTGATCAGTTAAAGTGTTGCACCATGATGTTGACACATCACCTTTTTAATATCGTGTGcagatttaagtataataaacaatattttgaatgtgAATGATGTCAATTTGTGTGAGTTTAAATAAAGACCGATTTAAGTAACTACACAGGACATGTTATAGATATAGaccacaagtgtgtgcacaaacacaggtgcaatcTCATAATCCAAGACCGACCACAACCGAAAAAAGTATCGGGCGGACCAATTgatttacgtgctttctgaggtACGGAAGCGTAAACGTTGTCAATTTCtagctgctactgagaatttcgaAACAGAAGAGCCCAATAATTGTCTATAGCCCGACCCGAACCCAGGGCCTTGAGATGTGCGGCCTATATCTAGCCACACAAACAATGATAATGTCGAATCGAGTTCGCCATTTCGTTTCTTGTCGGTATATGAATATTCATAACGGGAATTATTACTTTCATATCattaatttcagtttatttaaagCACTGCTAAAATATTAACCTTTACATTCACATAGTAAACTAAGTTATTCTCTATGAAGATGGAAATACGTATGCATGTTTCTTGCACAGTTGCCAACTACTTGCACGTGCCAGTTACTTGTTATCTGGTTGTCTGTTATCTGGCAAGCAATTAAATTGCACAACATATAATTTACTGGCATGCAATATGATGCGGGTGTCTGTTGAACCGTAGGCACGTGTAATCTTACACGACAGCTATGGGCATGCCAGTAGATGACTAAATCATTCTTCTTCTTCTCTTAATTTTTTGTTCTCTACTTAATTTAAACACACATTTTGCTGCTAGTGGAGCTATGATATTGCCATTGCAAAAACAAGAAATAGTAGGAATTGCTTGTGCAGTCCAGTGAACTGGCTGGTGTAGACACGTTGCAAGCAATGGGCAAGAAAGTAAGCAAATGGGCCTGCCAGTTAATTCGCAACTGTATCTACAGAATGCTAATTACTCATGATTTAAACTAGCATATGCACTACTGCTTAGTTTTACAGGCGTGTGTATGTGTAACAGCCTTAGATTATAACTTATGATACAAAATtatctttgatttgattttgattattacaatattagatTTCCTTTATgacataatgaaaaaaaaacacttgtatggaaatattttgtgaaattaCTAATAAAGATATGTCAGCTTTAGCAtaaacttattgtttttatttttaaaacattattactatagtaaatataaatctcTAGTAAATATAAGtctctttgaaaaaaaatcttttcattctttcattgtataataaagtgaataattaagcataataattatgtgAAATCCTAAGGTCAGACATTCAAGTGTTAGCGTTcacaaatgaatgaaaaatatattctatatattcaaaatatttcctttaccaaaaacagtaaatataaaaaaaaaaaattgataaaattctataaaaaggtttgttattaaattattcattatcgacaaattaataacaaaaggaATGACTTCTCTTATTTGAGTAGTAACTAACCTATGGAATGTATGATTTGCATATCTCGTAAGTGACACTTGCcctaaatgtttgtttataaaacaaaaatgtgctTAGTCGGGGGTCAACTGAGCTGGTTGGTAAATATGATCATGTTTATTGAGATACTATCActacttacattatataataaggcTGGTAGGTTTTATAGACAAAACTTTGACTTGATTTTTGTATATACTTGCACACATAGATGAGCGTTAATTAAACTTCAAGTAtccaaatttcaaatatatatattttactaatataatatacaagcatgtctatctattataatataatcatgttAGCATTTACACCAGCTGTTGTATAACTGTTCTATATGCTCTATAGTTTTATGCTCGCAgatatagtaataaatttattttggattATGAGTAAATActtcatattcatttattaatactatataaacCTCAATCTAATGATTTCCTAACGAAgcttaaaaaaacaacacttttattttctttggtAATGTAAGTAATCTTTATAGTTAGGGATTACCTTTCCTGTAAAGGTCAGgtacattttcaattatattcctacaaaaaacattttggacacttattatttaatgtattttattccttttttgctttattttagaACTCCTGGcatcaattagttttaattagcTAATTGAAACATCTAACATCATTATAAGTCTACTAaactttataagtaataaagttAGATTCCAATTTGGTTATAAGCAGTGTGTTTCCGCAAGGGTGCCTTCAGCTTCTTACAAAACAACAATGACACAGAGGTTTGCGCACACAATTGGCAACTGCTCACTCAAATGTAGCTGTATGTGTTTATCAGAGCATGAATAACTTTCTAGTTTTTCTTACTCTGATAAATACTCATACTCAAGTTTAAACATATGaaggatttaattaaatatgaactaaaaAAAGAATCTTATAGTAATAATTCTGTTTCAAATCAACTATCATTGAAAATTGCGgagtatttataattgatttttttttatcaaaatagacttgacatttaaatttgacTGACCTTTATAGAATTTAAGCCTTCCACCCGACGCAGCGGGAGTTGAACTGTGCACAGGAGGATCGTCATTGACACCCTTACTACTGCTGTTGCCATTCACACCATGTCTTCTGTCTACTTCTTCTGTCATTTTGGTACATGTTGTCAGAGTTGTGTTTGTTCCTTCCTGTATATGCATTTCATTTCTGCCCGCTCATACAGCACACGAGCAACACTTTAGTCCGTATATTCTCGCCATCTTGCACCGAGTATCTACGGCAGCCCGACACACACCACTCGCTGATTTGCATCGACATTCAATATTTCCGTCAGAGTCCTCATCCTATTAGGGACACCTGCGGGAAGCTCGCCTGACACTCTCGTAAACACATTACCGACACGGTATCCACCGAATTCAGGCACTAATTCGATCAATCCCGTTTTTCAGGACACATTTACGAGTTCACCACTgcctaaaatattacaaaacaaaaccgTGATGCCGGATTCCCGATTATAATCGGGCCCACGACACAACTCGATAAAAAGCTGTTCGTTTTTCAGTACATAGTTCATTCACACCCAGCATCCATTTTGATTCGTTCAAAATCCAAATATAATCGTTCATTTTGGCCACAAATAAACTTGAAATCAGAATGCGTTGTTAAATGCGTTcagtttttacaattaattttgaaaaaatccataaaattttaaattaaattaatcgtcttaatgtaataaaaaacatatcataCGTTTAACGTATAGcgcatatatattttgattcagtAATTAacaataagataatataatcgacattgtacatttataaaataaaatcaaaacagttTATGagttttccaaaaatatatgattggtaaatatttaaattaagaaattatccGTGAATATAtcccatattattatataatatacaaaacataaaattaaataaacgaaaattattataaactactttTGGTAGCCTACTCTTTGGCATCCTTATTGGTTCTATAGTCTACCGCTTAGACgccatattaaaatttattccatCATATCCACTGATATCCACGCTCAAGGGGTGttattggaaattaaaaaagttattttgctgaaattaataaaaaagaataatctctatttaaataaaggacTGTATTGAAAAATACATCTTTTAAAAGTGTTACTACACTTAATTCTATGTAGTTGCGTGcttgtgtaaaatttattttcttgacACGGTTTTGGTTAATGTTTAGAAAGTTTTGTCGGTACACGAACACACCAATATGACGACGTCGGAAGTATCATACAATCGCAAAATAATATCAGAGGATTTATCAAATGTCGAATTCGACACTAGCGAAGATGTTGAAGTTATACCGACATTTGATTCCATGAATCTTCGTGATGAATTATTACGAGGAATCTATACTTACGGTAAGACAACAATTCCTCACTTCTGCAGCTTTGCTGATTGTGTGTAGGTTATACGTTATTTCTGTTTCATAAACAatatgtgttgttttaggttttGAAAAGCCTTCGGCTATACAACAAAGAAGTATTTTGCCAATTGTTAAAGGCCGTGACGTGATAGCACAAGCTCAGTCAGGTACCGGAAAAACAGCAACATTCTCTATATCTATTCTACAGTCATTAGATACCACACTTCGTGAAACACAAGTATTAGTTCTTTCACCCACACGTGAATTAGCTACACAAATCCAGAAAGTTATACTAGCTTTGGGTGATTTTATGAATGTCCAGTGTCATGCTTGTATTGGAGGAACGAATCTTGGTGAGGATATAAGGAAACTGGACTATGGACAACATGTTGTGTCTGGAACGCCTGGAAGAGTTTTTGGTAAGAAACATTTACTCTTGTACATTTAGTTAATTTTGTATTGCTGATAAATAGGAATGCTCTTTCTGGTCCCacttcagaaaaaaataatattttacatatattttcactAATTTTAATTGCCTACTTATAAGAGCACAAGCCTAAATTGAAGAAAGATAATACAAAAAGCTATTAAGAAATAGCCTATTTTCTTTATCAACACTGTCTCATAATAGTAccatttttcatatatatatatatatatatttagatatctgaaaaatttaatatattataaagtttaaccATAGTCCACCCTGCTATATTGTATGGGCATtccttttaaatcttatttcacTTACAAAAGACAACTAAACATTTcagtaaatttaagaaatagttttatttgtaaaatcttATTGATATGATAATATTCCAATACTTttcacttaattatattttacaattttaaacagATATGATAAGAAGGCGTGTACTCCGTACAAGATCAATCAAGATGCTAGTTCTTGATGAGGCAGATGAGATGTTAAACAAAGGATTTAAAGAACAGATCTATGATGTATACCGTTATTTACCACCAGCAACTCAGGTTGTGCTGATCTCGGCTACACTCCCTCATGAAATACTTGAAATGACTTCTAAGTTCATGACTGATCCTATTAGGATTCTTGTTAAACGgttcgtattttaattttaattatatgctcttaataaagtatttcagattttaatttaaaatttctatataacAGTGATGAGTTGACACTGGAAGGCATTAAGCAATTTTTCGTGGCTGTGGAACGTGAAGAATGGAAGTTTGACACTCTCTGTGATCTGTACGACACCCTGACAATAACTCAGGCTGTTATTTTCTGCAACACAAAGAGGAAGGTGGACTGGTTAACACAGAAGATGCAAGAAGCTAATTTTACAGTAAGCTCAATGCACGGAGACATGCCACAGAAGGAGAGAGACAATATTATGAAAGAGTTTAGATCTGGTCaaaggtaatttttaaaattgtttaatatttaactaatgtGTCTTTTCTTGGAAACAATGCCTATaccattttcattaattatattattaaataaaacaatttaaatgattaatttcttggtaattaatattaatgtataatttataacttaagtATGACATATTATGAttctttgatataaataatggttataattttttccttttttaacttACATGAACTAAATTCAATGTAATAAGATTCATATTTCTATTGCAGCCGGGTTCTTATAACAACTGATGTGTGGGCAAGAGGAATAGATGTACAGCAAGTCTCTCTAGTTATAAACTATGATTTGCCCAACAACC harbors:
- the LOC125070909 gene encoding protein hairless isoform X2, with translation MHIQEGTNTTLTTCTKMTEEVDRRHGVNGNSSSKGVNDDPPVHSSTPAASGGRLKFYKDGKFILELVRGSAREGERAGWVSVPRKTFWPPAAAPPTPPHAAPPCASLSLSDDNSSLHSSPCTSHRDHCWKQTTPRRNLSKELTMYYCRPTTLHNAHIQAASRLKRRRPFDTNYHDTLPNGTFRKTLANGLSDKKRNGEVGSPESKNCKSEDVVDAPTDSKTKMEEDRWTDFDREKYYHMKLKKPYQYHKLRVYKKTKSAIRRKELTRTIDRLREKIASLPVLVNAKLASCRQEHMMVSPRKRILREMERVSLEDQVTKRRAKTVPALSTASYPPSPGPSHTPHKPPAEASSRSHNGTAPRKETTVSKNVSSYSIHSLLSMPDESPTRRSPEAKRSPHSYPPSLKTESPSSVNSPDLSPSPDNYRYRYSALTLGSPGRGAARDSPTPPQPGAAPAFRSRTRCCPTTSQRTSPLRICH
- the LOC125070987 gene encoding eukaryotic initiation factor 4A-III, which encodes MTTSEVSYNRKIISEDLSNVEFDTSEDVEVIPTFDSMNLRDELLRGIYTYGFEKPSAIQQRSILPIVKGRDVIAQAQSGTGKTATFSISILQSLDTTLRETQVLVLSPTRELATQIQKVILALGDFMNVQCHACIGGTNLGEDIRKLDYGQHVVSGTPGRVFDMIRRRVLRTRSIKMLVLDEADEMLNKGFKEQIYDVYRYLPPATQVVLISATLPHEILEMTSKFMTDPIRILVKRDELTLEGIKQFFVAVEREEWKFDTLCDLYDTLTITQAVIFCNTKRKVDWLTQKMQEANFTVSSMHGDMPQKERDNIMKEFRSGQSRVLITTDVWARGIDVQQVSLVINYDLPNNRELYIHRIGRSGRFGRKGVAINFVKSDDIRILRDIEQYYSTQIDEMPMNVADLI
- the LOC125070909 gene encoding protein hairless isoform X1 codes for the protein MHIQEGTNTTLTTCTKMTEEVDRRHGVNGNSSSKGVNDDPPVHSSTPAASGGRLKFYKDGKFILELVRGSAREGERAGWVSVPRKTFWPPAAAPPTPPHAAPPCASLSLSDDNSSLHSSPCTSHRDHCWKQTTPRRNLSKELTMYYCRPTTLHNAHIQAASRLKRRRPFDTNYHDTLPNGTFRKTLANGLSDKKRNGEVGSPESKNCKSEDVVDAPTDSKTKMEEDRWTDFDREKYYHMKLKKPYQYHKLRVYKKTKSAIRRKELTRTIDRLREKIASLPVLVNAKLASCRQEHMMVSPRKRILREMERVSLEDQVTKRRAKTVPALSTASYPPSPGPSHTPHKPPAEASSRSHNGTAPRKETTVSKNVSSYSIHSLLSMPDESPTRRSPEAKRSPHSYPPSLKTESPSSVNSPDLSPSPDNYRYRYSALTLGSPGRGAARDSPTPPQPGAAPAFRSYAAPTSPYGPRAWPAPPAAPYRRDEWAGAGAQYVFGYGYVPHVYRAPAPAPAPLWMHYALAPGAPPGPWAPLAHPLLSDHIPKDEPTSDLPLNLSKH